The Comamonas testosteroni genome contains the following window.
GTACCTTCAGTACGGGCCGAAACGTCTACCAGCACTGGATCTGCTTGGCTCATCGCTTCCCGAGGCCGGCCTGGTGACGCCGCAGCCTGCTTTCGATGCTTCCGAGTTTGATCCGCGCCTGGCTGACACCTCCCCGCTGCCCCTTGCGCCCTTGGCTGATGCGGCTGCGGCACCTATCGGCGGAGCACCAGCTGGCGATGCGGACCCAATCCCCGTGGGCATGCAGCCAGAATTCGATCCAGAGGCGGTTATGCGTCAGTCTGCAGCTGATGCAGGCGTTGCCAGCCTGGGGGACGCGGGCGCTGTGCCGCAAGCCGTGGCCAACGTGGCCCTCCAGCGAAATGAGGCCGCTGCAGCAGCACCGGCTGGTAGTGCCCCTATTACTGCCGCACCAGCGCCGACTATGGCGGTGGCCCCCACGGCAGTAGCGACTGCAACACCAGTCGGCGTCGACCCCCAGGTGCTTGATCGCATGAAGCGCATGGAAGACATGATGTTGCTGATGTCCCAGCAGCTGGCCGCGATGCAGCAGGCCAACGCGCTTGCTGGCAAGACCTCTGCGGCACCGGCTCCCGCTCCTGCGGTAGCGCCTGCAGTGGCTCCAGCAGCCGCACAGGCCGCCCCCGTCGAGCAGCCGTCGCCGCGCCCAGCGCCCAAGCGCGTAATGGTGAAGGCGAAGCCCGCGACTCCCCGCCAAGCAGCAAAGGTCGTTGCCGCGAAGCCAGCTGCAGCTCCTGCAGGTGCCCAGCTTGTGTCCGTCGATATGTGGAACGGCGAGCCGTCGGTCGTGGTCGCGTCGGGCGTGCCCGGTGATCGCCGCGTGCGTGTCTTGCGCCCAGGTGATGTGGTCAATGGTCTGTCGCTCAAGTCGGCAGATCCTGTGTCTCGCACAGCCACATTCGTGGCTCCAGGCAGCCAAGGCCTGACCCTTTCAGTGAGCAATGGAGGCTGATTCATGAAAAAAACTGCCTTTATTGCCACCGTGGTCGCATTGCAGCTGAGCACGGGCGCCCTTGCGCAGCTGCGCACTGGCCGCACTGCAGAAGCGGGCTCGCTGCCCAGCACGACTCAACAGGGCCGCTCGCAACTGGACGAGACAGCGCGTGCAGTGCAACAGATGTGGGGTCTGACTGCCGATGAGATGCAGCGCGCCAAGGTGCTGTCGCTGGGACCTCGTGCTAATTTCTCGGTCAAGGAGCTCTCGCCCCTTGAGGTGCTGGGCATTCATGCTCGCAACGATGCAGAGCGCCGTCAGTATGCCGAGCGCATGGCGCGGATCTTCCACCAAGATGTGGAGCGAAGCATCTTGTGGGACCGTGAAATGCAGGCGGCTATGGCCCGCCTGTATCCCAACGAGCCGATGGTGAACTATGACGGCCTGCCGCGCGTGCAGTCGTCTGTAGGTGCAGCCGACATGCTGAACGTGCCGCGCACGCAGATCATCGAGCGTGCATCGCCAGCTCCTGCCAACCGCGGAAAACGCTGATATGCGCTGCCGGTTCGCCATCCTCGCCCTTGGATTCGCTTGCAGCGTGCCGGCCCTGGCCGGCGTGGAGCTGGAGATGATCCACGACAGCGGTAAGTCTGTGCCGTTGGCGCCCTATGTGGCCCAGATCGTGGGCGGCACAGATGAGGCGAATGTGCTCGACGGGCTGCGTTTCCCGTTTCGCAGCCAATTGCGCGGCGGTGTGCTCAAGCAAGACGGCGTGCAGGTCTTCAATGGCCAATGGCTGACTCAGCCCATGTTCGTGATCGGCGCGGACGACGCGTCTTTGCGCTGGGTAGCCTTCAATCACAAGAAGCTGATACAGCTCAATGCAGTCGGCATTGTGGTGCAGGCAGCAACGCCAGCCGCATTCAAGCTGCTGCAGCAAGTGGCCAGCCCCTTGCAATTGGCTCCTGATACAGGGGCATTCCTTGCAGACACATTGATCGCCAAGGGTGCGCCAGTTTTTCCCGTGCTGGTGCACAGCAATGGCCGCGCCTACCAGATCCTGCCTCAGCGCACGTTTGCGGAGGCTCCATGATCGGACTTGGCCTGGTGCATTTCGGATCGGAAGGCGCTGTGAAAGCATGCGCCAATGCTCGACTGTTGCGTGCTGGGCTGAGCCAGCTTGGAACGCCTTTTGTGGCTGCGCAGTCCCAAAATGTTCCAAGCCTTCACGGCATGTTCCAACTGGAGGGCATGCAGTGACTGACGGGACCATGGAAGGCGTGCTGAGGCCGCCAGTCGAAGCATTGAGCGCTGCCACAGCTTTTGGGATTGCTGGCGTGGCAGCAGCCGCACCATGGGCGCTGATGATGCCCCACTCGCTGGGCGCAGTCTCGGGTGCAATCGCTGCCGGCTTCGGTTGCGTGCGTGCGCGCCAGGCCTTCCAGGTCTATAGCTATCAACGCGGGCTGAAGTTCACCAAGATGACGCGCTTGGCCCCTCACAAGCTTCCTGTCAATCTCAAGGAGCATCTCTACCTGGGCGAAGGCTTTGAGTGGACGCAGTTGC
Protein-coding sequences here:
- a CDS encoding PFL_4695 family integrating conjugative element protein — its product is MRCRFAILALGFACSVPALAGVELEMIHDSGKSVPLAPYVAQIVGGTDEANVLDGLRFPFRSQLRGGVLKQDGVQVFNGQWLTQPMFVIGADDASLRWVAFNHKKLIQLNAVGIVVQAATPAAFKLLQQVASPLQLAPDTGAFLADTLIAKGAPVFPVLVHSNGRAYQILPQRTFAEAP